In Nitrosomonas stercoris, the genomic stretch GCCTGAACATCGCGAATATCATCCCCCAGATAAATACAGCGATTTGGCAATACATTCATTTGTCGGCAAGCAGCAAGCAATGGCTCTGGGTGAGGTTTGGTATGCGCTGTATCATCGCCACTAATAATGCAGCCTGCACGATGATGCAAACCAAGTAAACGCATTAACGGTTGTGTAAATTTCGCAGGTTTATTAGTAACAACCCCCCAAGGAACAGCTTGTTTATCTAAGTGCTCCAGCAGTTCCGCAATGCCTGGAAACAAACAAGTATCTCGATAGAACTGTTCTGTATAAAAATCAAGAAATTCTTCTCGCATAGCCGAGTAATCAGGATCCTCTGGCTTCAAGCCAAAACCAAGCTCTAATAAACCACGTGCGCCGGCAGAAGCAACCATACGCACTAATTCGATTGGTAAAGGAGGATGATTACGTGCGATCCGTTGACGGTTGAGTGCATGCCCAAGATCTGGCGCAGTATCTGCAATTGTGCCATCAAAATCAAATAATACAGCCTTTCCAGTCATCAATAATCTTAGTTATTATGGATCAGGCCGTGAACGCCATGATGTAATTAACACTGGTATCGCCTTCCAACGCATAGGTCTTTGTGAGCGGATTATAGGTCATGCCGATCATCTTAGCCTCCATTAAATTAGCCGCACGCGCCATATGAGCTAACTCAGAAGGTTTGATGAATTTTGCATATTCATGGGTGCCACGCGGCAACAAATGCAAGATGTATTCGGCGCCAATAATCGCATAGAGATAAGCCTTAGGATTGCGATTCAAGGTTGAGAAAAACACCCATCCTCCATTTTTAGCAAGGCGAGCACATGCCTGAATCACACTCGCAGGATCCGGCACATGCTCCAACATTTCCATACAAGTCACTACGTCATAATGTTGCGGATGTTCCTCTGCGAGTGCCTCCACTGTTATTTTGCGATAGTCAACTTGTTGGCCACTTTCTAACAGATGTAGCTTCGCAACTTTTAATGCCTTATCGC encodes the following:
- a CDS encoding N-acetylmuramic acid 6-phosphate phosphatase, whose product is MTGKAVLFDFDGTIADTAPDLGHALNRQRIARNHPPLPIELVRMVASAGARGLLELGFGLKPEDPDYSAMREEFLDFYTEQFYRDTCLFPGIAELLEHLDKQAVPWGVVTNKPAKFTQPLMRLLGLHHRAGCIISGDDTAHTKPHPEPLLAACRQMNVLPNRCIYLGDDIRDVQASLAAGIIPIVALYGYLGNGAPPDTWGAAELIDHPNDLLCYL
- a CDS encoding ubiquinone biosynthesis O-methyltransferase; protein product: MKDDGINADPMELEKFSQLAHHWWDPNSEFKPLHEINPLRLNYIDETVAGLAGKTVVDVGCGGGILSESMAVRGAKVTGIDLSDKALKVAKLHLLESGQQVDYRKITVEALAEEHPQHYDVVTCMEMLEHVPDPASVIQACARLAKNGGWVFFSTLNRNPKAYLYAIIGAEYILHLLPRGTHEYAKFIKPSELAHMARAANLMEAKMIGMTYNPLTKTYALEGDTSVNYIMAFTA